Proteins from a genomic interval of Echeneis naucrates chromosome 21, fEcheNa1.1, whole genome shotgun sequence:
- the tsn gene encoding translin has product MSVTEMFSYIQGFLSADQDVREDIRKVVQILEQTAREILTVLQSVHQPSGFKEIPSKCAKARELFCTVRTQLADLKTKFPVEQYYRFHEHWRFVLQRLAFLAAFVVYLESETLVTREEVAQILGIEVVREKGFHLDVEDYLAGVLIMASELSRLAVNSVTAGDYTRPLRISNFINELDSGFRLLNLKNDPLRKRYDGLKYDVKKIEEVVYDLSIRGLAKESESGGDK; this is encoded by the exons GATATCCGTAAGGTGGTTCAGATTTTGGAGCAGACAGCTAGAGAAATACTAACAGTTCTCCAAAGTGTCCACCAACCATCTGGATTCAAGGAAA TTCCCAGTAAATGTGCAAAGGCTCGTGAGTTGTTCTGCACAGTCAGGACACAACTTGCAGACCTTAAAACAAAATTTCCTGTGGAGCAGTATTACAG GTTCCATGAACACTGGCGGTTTGTGCTGCAGCGCTTGGCTTTCTTAGCCGCCTTTGTTGTGTACCTGGAGAGTGAAACTCTTGTGACTCGGGAGGAGGTGGCTCAGATACTTGGCA TCGAGGTGGTGCGGGAGAAAGGCTTTCACCTGGATGTAGAGGACTACCTGGCAGGAGTGCTGATCATGGCTAGTGAACTG TCACGTCTGGCGGTGAACAGTGTCACAGCCGGAGACTACACTCGGCCGCTGCGCATCTCCAACTTCATTAATGAGCTGGACTCAGGCTTCCGCCTGCTCAACCTGAAAAATGACCCGCTGCGGAAGCGCTACGACGGCCTCAAATACGACGTGAAGAAGATCGAGGAGGTGGTGTATGACCTGTCAATCCGTGGCCTGGCCAAGGAGTCCGAGTCCGGTGGGGACAAGTAG